In a genomic window of Glycine max cultivar Williams 82 chromosome 13, Glycine_max_v4.0, whole genome shotgun sequence:
- the LOC100527846 gene encoding putative fasciclin-like arabinogalactan precursor: MASKSFTLILLILTTFLMAQTQAQAPAPAPSGAVNLTAILEKGGQYTTLIKLLKDTQQLTQIESQLKSNSQGFTLFAPTDNAFQSLKPGALNDLSDDKKVKLILFHVTPKYYTISDLLTVSNPVRTQATEEEGTWGLNFTGQGGNQVNISTGVVQTQLNNALREKFPLAVYQVDKVLLPLELFGTTKTTHSSEAPSPKGSKSTPEIPSVGKAGGAPSPHGDKKDTNAANGRNVAFGLVVGLALICIEALH, from the coding sequence ATGGCCTCCAAATCCTTCACCCTCATTCTCCTCATCCTCACCACATTCCTCATGGCCCAAACCCAAGCCCAAGCTCCCGCACCGGCCCCCTCAGGCGCGGTGAACCTCACCGCGATCCTGGAAAAGGGTGGCCAGTACACCACCCTAATCAAACTCCTAAAGGACACACAACAACTCACTCAGATCGAGTCCCAGCTCAAATCAAACTCACAAGGCTTCACTCTCTTCGCACCCACTGACAATGCCTTCCAGAGCCTCAAACCCGGTGCCCTAAACGACCTGAGCGATGACAAGAAGGTGAAGCTCATTCTCTTCCACGTCACGCCCAAGTACTACACCATCTCCGATCTGTTAACTGTTAGCAACCCCGTGAGGACGCAGGCCACCGAGGAGGAAGGGACTTGGGGGCTGAACTTTACCGGCCAAGGCGGTAACCAGGTGAACATCTCCACGGGCGTGGTGCAGACGCAGCTCAACAACGCGCTGAGGGAGAAGTTTCCTCTGGCGGTGTACCAGGTGGACAAGGTGCTGTTGCCGTTGGAGCTCTTTGGAACCACCAAGACCACTCATTCTTCTGAGGCTCCTTCTCCTAAGGGTTCTAAGAGTACTCCTGAGATTCCCAGCGTGGGTAAGGCTGGTGGCGCTCCTTCTCCTCATGGTGATAAGAAGGATACTAATGCTGCCAATGGGAGGAATGTGGCTTTTGGACTTGTCGTTGGACTTGCCTTGATTTGCATAGAAGCTCTCCATTGA